A genomic stretch from Limnobacter thiooxidans includes:
- a CDS encoding GFA family protein, whose protein sequence is MNYKGQCMCGEIRYQLTGEPKVVALCHCNDCRRSAGAPAVSWAMFDEPALTVTQGQPKTINSLGAAMRSFCGNCGSGLFYRNAENLPGIVDIQTATLDDPNALVPRVQIQVAERLEWMTHLDKLPEFERFPG, encoded by the coding sequence ATGAATTACAAAGGTCAATGCATGTGCGGTGAAATCCGCTACCAGCTGACAGGTGAACCCAAGGTGGTCGCCTTGTGCCATTGCAACGACTGCCGTCGCAGTGCAGGTGCGCCGGCGGTGTCGTGGGCCATGTTTGATGAACCTGCGCTCACGGTGACCCAAGGCCAGCCGAAAACCATCAATTCGTTGGGTGCGGCCATGCGCAGTTTTTGCGGCAATTGTGGCAGCGGGCTGTTTTACCGCAACGCGGAAAACCTGCCGGGTATTGTTGACATACAAACTGCCACACTGGACGACCCCAATGCCCTTGTACCCCGCGTGCAAATCCAGGTGGCCGAGCGCCTCGAATGGATGACCCACCTGGACAAGTTGCCGGAATTCGAACGCTTCCCAGGCTGA
- a CDS encoding acyl-CoA thioesterase translates to MNNSNIFKDVNLTPIALADTAPSVWNSTPQFVGRLIVQAEHLDEFGHTNNTIYLVWMQAIAALHSSHLGLTFESFVELGYGCVARQHHMEYKRPTFADDTLWVATWISQNDGKADMTRQYQFVRASDQVTVMQGHTQWVCIDMKTGRPKKQPPQFVEAYKAVA, encoded by the coding sequence ATGAACAACTCGAATATTTTCAAAGACGTCAATCTGACCCCCATTGCCCTCGCCGATACTGCACCAAGCGTATGGAACAGCACGCCGCAATTTGTTGGTCGGCTGATTGTTCAAGCGGAACACCTGGACGAATTTGGCCACACCAACAACACCATTTATCTGGTGTGGATGCAGGCTATCGCGGCGCTTCATTCAAGCCACTTGGGCCTGACGTTTGAAAGCTTTGTTGAATTGGGTTACGGCTGCGTGGCCCGGCAACATCACATGGAATACAAGCGCCCCACCTTCGCGGACGACACCCTGTGGGTTGCCACCTGGATCAGCCAGAATGATGGCAAAGCCGACATGACACGGCAGTACCAGTTTGTACGCGCAAGCGACCAGGTCACCGTGATGCAAGGTCACACGCAGTGGGTGTGCATCGACATGAAAACGGGCAGACCCAAGAAACAACCCCCGCAGTTTGTTGAAGCATACAAGGCTGTGGCTTGA
- a CDS encoding Fic family protein: MKSGDKFYIWQHDDWPSWSYNPQRLAPLLAQVHRAQGRLLGRMHDMGLDLKDQAALRALTDDVLKTSEIEGEKLNPESVRSSIARKLGVDIGALAPADRQVEGVVDMTLDATQRYHAPLTEDRLFGWHAALFPAGFSSLNPIRVGQWRDDSRGPMQVVSGPIHRQQVHYEAPPACVLNSEMQRFLNWFNGADQDDLVIKAGLAHLWFVTIHPFEDGNGRIARAVGDMVLARAEQSAQRYYSLSAQIQRERKDYYDQLESTQKGGLDITDWLTWFLACLLRAVEKAEETLATVLAKARFWQQLAGIPLNDRQIKLLNKLLDGFEGKLTSSKWAAIAKCSQDTALRDITDLLERGVLRKSDASGRSTSYLIGFDF; the protein is encoded by the coding sequence ATGAAAAGCGGAGATAAATTCTACATCTGGCAGCACGATGACTGGCCAAGCTGGTCTTACAACCCCCAGCGGCTCGCGCCCCTGCTCGCCCAGGTACACAGGGCGCAAGGTCGTCTGCTTGGCCGCATGCATGACATGGGGCTTGATTTGAAAGACCAGGCTGCCTTGCGCGCATTGACCGACGATGTGCTCAAAACCAGTGAAATTGAAGGCGAAAAGCTCAACCCCGAATCAGTGCGCTCGTCTATCGCCCGCAAACTTGGGGTTGATATTGGCGCGCTGGCCCCGGCAGACCGGCAAGTTGAAGGTGTCGTGGACATGACGCTTGATGCGACCCAACGCTACCACGCCCCCCTGACAGAAGACCGCCTTTTTGGCTGGCATGCCGCGTTGTTTCCTGCAGGTTTCAGCAGCCTGAATCCCATCCGCGTGGGGCAGTGGCGCGACGATTCCCGCGGCCCAATGCAAGTGGTTTCAGGACCAATCCATCGACAACAGGTGCACTATGAGGCCCCGCCTGCCTGCGTATTGAACAGCGAAATGCAACGGTTTTTGAACTGGTTCAACGGCGCTGACCAAGATGATTTGGTCATCAAGGCAGGCCTGGCGCATTTGTGGTTCGTGACCATTCATCCCTTCGAGGATGGAAATGGGCGAATTGCACGTGCAGTGGGCGACATGGTACTGGCACGTGCCGAACAATCGGCACAGCGGTACTACAGCCTGTCAGCCCAAATTCAACGCGAGAGGAAGGATTACTACGACCAACTGGAAAGCACGCAAAAAGGTGGCCTCGACATTACCGACTGGCTGACGTGGTTCCTGGCGTGCCTGTTGCGTGCAGTTGAAAAGGCCGAGGAAACATTGGCAACGGTGCTGGCCAAAGCCCGCTTCTGGCAGCAGCTTGCTGGTATTCCATTGAACGACCGCCAGATCAAACTGCTCAACAAATTGCTGGATGGGTTTGAGGGCAAACTCACCAGCAGCAAGTGGGCCGCAATTGCCAAGTGCTCACAAGACACGGCGCTGCGTGACATCACCGACCTGCTGGAGCGTGGTGTATTGAGAAAGTCTGACGCCAGTGGGCGCAGCACCAGTTACTTGATTGGTTTTGATTTCTAA
- a CDS encoding VF530 family DNA-binding protein, with the protein MSSMQQNNPLHGVTLEGVLVKLVEHYGWDELAKRISINCFKKDPSVKSSLKFLRATPWAREQVEALYVATFAS; encoded by the coding sequence ATGAGCAGCATGCAACAGAACAACCCCCTGCACGGTGTCACGCTGGAAGGCGTGCTCGTGAAATTGGTTGAACATTATGGGTGGGACGAGCTGGCGAAACGGATCAGCATCAATTGCTTCAAGAAAGACCCGTCCGTGAAATCAAGCCTGAAGTTTTTGCGCGCCACCCCTTGGGCGCGCGAGCAGGTGGAGGCGTTATACGTGGCTACCTTTGCGTCGTAA
- a CDS encoding DNA alkylation repair protein, whose translation MGTPFKLLLSQESIECLAQNILDVHKDFPAAAFCQHALDGLEPLELMQRAQHIAKSLKHFLPATYAQAIAILVDSMTPAKTDDNEVGAGGFFYLPHSFFISDYGVDKHYNNGEDPFDVSMQAMYALTTRFTSEFAIRPFLIHHPERTLAQVAQWLSDPNPHVRRLCSEGTRPKLPWGKRIQSFVANPQPTLHILESLKNDESLYVRRSVANHLGDIAKDHPEIVFSTCERWLQAGASSNLKWLIRHAVRHPAKKGNARALEIRVKAKRN comes from the coding sequence ATGGGTACCCCGTTCAAGCTGCTGCTGAGCCAGGAATCGATCGAGTGCTTGGCGCAGAACATTCTTGATGTTCACAAGGACTTTCCGGCAGCTGCATTTTGCCAACATGCACTGGATGGCTTGGAGCCGCTTGAACTGATGCAACGTGCCCAGCACATTGCCAAATCACTGAAGCATTTTTTACCAGCCACTTACGCGCAGGCCATCGCTATTCTTGTCGACTCAATGACGCCCGCAAAAACCGATGACAACGAAGTTGGGGCGGGTGGCTTTTTCTACTTGCCGCACAGCTTCTTCATTTCCGATTACGGGGTGGACAAGCATTACAACAATGGCGAAGACCCTTTCGATGTGTCCATGCAGGCCATGTACGCCTTAACCACTCGGTTCACATCCGAGTTTGCAATTCGCCCATTCCTGATTCACCACCCCGAACGCACGCTGGCACAAGTGGCCCAGTGGTTGAGCGACCCCAACCCCCATGTCAGGCGGCTGTGTTCCGAAGGCACACGCCCCAAGCTGCCATGGGGAAAGCGCATTCAATCATTCGTGGCCAACCCGCAGCCTACGCTGCACATACTCGAATCCCTGAAAAACGATGAGTCGCTGTATGTGCGCCGCAGTGTGGCCAATCACCTTGGTGACATTGCCAAAGATCATCCGGAGATTGTGTTTTCAACTTGTGAACGTTGGTTGCAGGCCGGGGCATCGAGCAACCTGAAGTGGCTGATTCGCCATGCGGTTCGCCACCCCGCGAAGAAGGGCAATGCAAGGGCATTGGAGATACGGGTCAAGGCCAAGCGGAATTAA
- a CDS encoding alpha/beta hydrolase: MNQATNSFVQPTQVSFTSGGQQCRADFYRPGDSGPFPLIILAHGLGGVRTMRLGAFAERFLAEGYACLVFDYRHFGDSEGQPRQLLDINKQLEDWQSALNHARTLAEIDPAKIVLWGTSFGGGHVLAAAAKDQGVAAVISQGPFTNGLASTLAVDPVVSMKVTAKAIQDRVGALFGAEPVMVTVAALPGETGLMSSQDAYTGFMNLQSDGQKALNYVAARFALDIIRYYPGRKAKDIKVPVLFCVCDNDTVAPAGPTLKYAAQAPKGEIKRYADGHFDIYIGDAFERVVADQIRFLRQHVPV; encoded by the coding sequence ATGAACCAGGCCACCAATTCCTTTGTGCAACCCACCCAGGTCAGCTTCACTTCGGGCGGGCAGCAGTGTCGGGCAGACTTCTATCGCCCGGGTGATTCAGGCCCATTTCCCCTGATTATTCTGGCCCATGGTTTGGGCGGTGTCAGAACGATGCGCCTGGGTGCGTTTGCCGAGCGTTTTTTGGCCGAGGGGTACGCCTGCCTGGTGTTCGATTACCGCCACTTTGGTGACAGCGAGGGCCAACCCCGACAGTTGCTGGACATCAACAAGCAGCTTGAAGATTGGCAGTCGGCACTCAACCATGCCCGCACGTTGGCGGAAATTGACCCGGCGAAAATTGTATTGTGGGGAACATCCTTTGGTGGCGGCCATGTGCTGGCCGCTGCTGCGAAAGACCAGGGCGTGGCAGCCGTCATTTCGCAAGGCCCGTTCACGAATGGCTTGGCGTCAACTTTGGCGGTGGACCCGGTTGTATCCATGAAGGTGACGGCAAAGGCAATCCAGGACCGAGTGGGCGCCTTGTTCGGGGCCGAGCCGGTCATGGTCACGGTGGCCGCCTTGCCGGGTGAAACCGGCCTGATGAGTTCGCAGGATGCCTACACCGGCTTCATGAACCTTCAAAGCGATGGGCAAAAAGCATTGAATTACGTGGCCGCCCGGTTTGCGCTGGACATCATTCGTTATTACCCCGGAAGAAAGGCCAAGGACATCAAGGTGCCTGTGCTTTTCTGCGTGTGCGATAACGACACGGTGGCCCCTGCAGGCCCCACCCTGAAGTACGCCGCGCAGGCGCCCAAGGGGGAGATCAAGCGTTATGCCGATGGCCATTTCGACATCTACATTGGTGATGCGTTTGAGCGGGTGGTTGCCGATCAAATCCGGTTTTTGCGCCAGCACGTGCCGGTTTGA
- a CDS encoding SRPBCC family protein: protein MKITVEANVHAPIEKVWLAYTTPSDIVHWNAASDDWHTTQASVDLRPGGAFSSRMEAKDGSFGFDFAGTYTNVVPNRLIEYAFGDRQTKVEFKEKPEGVAVKIVFDAETTHSIEQQQEGWQAILDNFVRYVEAQR from the coding sequence ATGAAAATTACCGTCGAAGCAAATGTCCACGCCCCAATTGAAAAAGTTTGGCTGGCCTATACAACCCCGAGCGACATCGTTCATTGGAACGCTGCTTCCGACGACTGGCACACCACCCAGGCCAGTGTCGACCTTCGACCGGGTGGTGCTTTCTCTTCCCGCATGGAAGCGAAGGACGGCAGCTTTGGTTTTGACTTCGCGGGGACCTACACCAACGTAGTCCCGAATCGGCTGATTGAATACGCCTTCGGGGATCGACAAACGAAAGTTGAATTCAAGGAAAAGCCCGAAGGAGTTGCTGTGAAGATTGTGTTCGACGCGGAAACAACCCATTCCATCGAACAGCAACAGGAAGGGTGGCAGGCAATTCTCGACAACTTTGTACGTTATGTTGAAGCTCAAAGATGA
- a CDS encoding AAA family ATPase: protein MAELIPHPELVGPVPANKREEYKTATWLAEALPPTYKVFHSVHWATQNCDKTFLGEIDFIVLSPLGRLLLIEQKNGGLQEGKQGLTKLYSTKPKSVVVQMNRSLENLLAAFEARSDVRNHEQLDIDMLVYCPDYVVQNKAAAGIPVNRIVDQHNSIVLPNVILDIFKERPPHKEACQDINLISDFLGNRLRIRYDIGFLGQLAKSAYIEQGAGLSEWVSKMHGVPFRLLIDATAGSGKTQLALDELRTAHQNGLSALYVCFNRNLAVDMKTATGLASACTTFHEMARVVYESKGFLYQAGTTAFQASVDYFLDHAHELAGSFDVLVIDEAQDFEAAWLQALFKLCTPEGRLIALMDSNQRLYEREPCDFEGWIRIDHPVSNRCPRVVTDIINQLELVEEPIGSRSAVEGLDTLLETYTAGDATSLASATSAVVAHLLKEGHTADEIVVLTLRGAESSALLKLDELAQHRVKKIVGRTAEGDFIFSDGDLVVDTVFRFKGRSANCVVLSEIDFHELNENTKRRLFVGMTRARLRLALVCTTEAAEVLSQKINE, encoded by the coding sequence ATGGCAGAACTGATACCCCATCCTGAACTTGTTGGCCCTGTGCCAGCCAACAAGCGAGAGGAATACAAAACAGCAACCTGGCTTGCAGAAGCGCTGCCACCCACTTACAAGGTTTTCCATTCGGTCCATTGGGCCACCCAGAATTGCGACAAGACTTTTCTGGGGGAAATCGATTTCATTGTGCTTAGTCCCCTTGGCCGTTTGTTGTTGATTGAACAAAAAAACGGTGGCTTACAGGAAGGCAAACAGGGGCTCACCAAGCTTTACAGCACCAAGCCCAAGAGTGTGGTTGTTCAAATGAACCGCAGCCTGGAAAACTTGCTTGCTGCATTTGAAGCGCGAAGCGATGTGCGAAACCATGAGCAACTGGACATTGACATGCTGGTGTACTGTCCAGACTACGTGGTTCAAAACAAAGCAGCTGCTGGTATCCCGGTGAATCGCATTGTTGACCAACACAATTCAATCGTTCTTCCCAATGTGATCCTCGATATTTTCAAGGAACGCCCACCACACAAAGAGGCGTGTCAGGACATCAACCTGATCTCGGATTTTCTGGGCAATCGATTGCGAATTCGCTATGACATCGGGTTTCTCGGGCAACTGGCGAAATCGGCGTACATCGAACAGGGAGCTGGCTTGTCTGAATGGGTCAGCAAGATGCATGGCGTACCCTTTCGATTGTTGATTGATGCAACCGCAGGTTCGGGCAAAACCCAATTGGCCCTGGATGAATTGCGCACGGCTCACCAGAATGGTCTCTCGGCCTTGTATGTGTGCTTTAACCGCAATCTGGCGGTTGACATGAAAACAGCCACAGGTCTTGCCAGTGCATGCACCACCTTCCATGAAATGGCGAGGGTGGTTTACGAATCGAAAGGTTTCCTTTACCAAGCCGGTACTACCGCGTTTCAGGCAAGCGTTGACTATTTTCTGGACCATGCCCACGAACTGGCAGGTAGTTTCGATGTGCTTGTCATTGACGAGGCGCAAGACTTTGAAGCGGCTTGGCTGCAAGCCCTGTTCAAGCTGTGCACACCTGAAGGCCGCCTGATTGCCCTGATGGACAGCAACCAGCGTTTGTATGAACGCGAGCCTTGCGATTTTGAGGGGTGGATTCGCATTGACCACCCAGTAAGTAACCGTTGCCCCCGTGTTGTTACAGACATCATCAATCAACTTGAATTGGTTGAAGAACCGATTGGCAGCCGAAGTGCGGTTGAAGGTCTGGATACTTTGCTGGAGACTTACACAGCGGGTGATGCAACTTCATTGGCCAGTGCTACTTCCGCAGTTGTGGCGCACCTGCTGAAAGAAGGCCACACGGCCGATGAAATTGTCGTACTGACCCTTCGAGGCGCCGAATCCAGCGCGCTGTTGAAGCTTGATGAACTGGCACAACACAGGGTCAAGAAAATTGTTGGGCGAACTGCAGAGGGTGATTTCATTTTTTCTGACGGTGACCTTGTTGTCGACACCGTGTTTCGATTCAAAGGGCGCTCTGCCAATTGCGTTGTGCTTTCTGAAATCGACTTCCATGAGCTGAATGAGAACACCAAGCGACGCTTGTTTGTGGGCATGACCCGCGCGCGTTTGCGCCTGGCCCTGGTGTGCACTACAGAAGCCGCAGAGGTACTGAGTCAAAAAATCAACGAATAA
- a CDS encoding helix-turn-helix transcriptional regulator, whose amino-acid sequence MNRTERLYKIDRMLHERRVVSVDTFLEELGVSLATFKRDLEYMRDRLNAPVIWDRDAGGYRFDKQGVGDAYELPGLWFSASEIYALLSMQQLLSSLEPGLLTPHIEPLLTRLKSLLEQEGMSAELVLKRIRIHKVTARAYEPEHFAPIANAVVQRRRIVIDHNNRNRGEVIRREVSPQRLTHYRENWYLDAWCHLREGIRSFALDAINRVEVTESDALELAESEIQAELDSGYGAFTGKVVEHAELEFTAPRAQWVSKETWHPEQKAAFAENGAYRLTVPFSNPTELIMDILRHVPHVKVVAPESLRRRVQQALQQGLENL is encoded by the coding sequence ATGAATCGCACTGAACGTTTGTACAAAATCGATCGAATGCTTCACGAACGCCGTGTGGTGTCAGTGGATACATTTCTCGAAGAACTGGGTGTTTCCCTGGCCACTTTCAAGCGCGACCTGGAGTACATGCGAGATCGCCTGAATGCCCCAGTGATTTGGGATCGTGATGCAGGCGGGTATCGGTTCGACAAGCAAGGTGTTGGCGACGCTTACGAATTGCCAGGCTTGTGGTTTAGTGCCTCGGAAATTTACGCACTGCTAAGCATGCAGCAATTGCTTTCTTCGCTTGAGCCCGGCCTTCTGACCCCACACATCGAGCCCTTGCTCACCAGGCTGAAAAGCTTGCTTGAGCAGGAAGGCATGTCCGCCGAATTGGTGTTGAAGCGAATTCGAATTCACAAGGTGACCGCCCGTGCTTATGAACCTGAGCACTTTGCGCCAATCGCAAACGCGGTTGTTCAACGCCGCAGAATAGTGATTGATCACAACAACAGGAACAGGGGCGAGGTCATTCGCAGGGAAGTTTCGCCACAGCGGCTGACCCATTACCGCGAGAACTGGTACCTGGATGCCTGGTGCCACCTGCGCGAGGGTATTCGAAGCTTTGCGCTGGATGCCATCAATCGTGTTGAGGTAACTGAAAGTGATGCCCTGGAATTGGCAGAGTCAGAAATTCAGGCCGAGCTGGATTCCGGTTATGGCGCTTTCACCGGCAAGGTTGTCGAACATGCAGAGCTTGAGTTTACGGCACCGCGTGCCCAGTGGGTCAGCAAGGAAACCTGGCACCCCGAACAAAAGGCTGCCTTCGCAGAGAATGGGGCTTATCGACTCACAGTGCCTTTCAGCAACCCGACTGAGCTGATCATGGACATTTTGCGGCACGTACCCCATGTGAAAGTAGTGGCACCTGAATCGCTTCGGCGACGCGTACAACAAGCGTTGCAGCAGGGGCTCGAAAATCTTTGA
- a CDS encoding NINE protein, whose amino-acid sequence MIKDNNTHSIVIGYILWILGFMGAHRFYYGRPISGIIWFFTLGLFFIGWLVDLFLIPGMDKSADRRFLSGPINYNLAWVLLTFLGVFGVHRFYQRKWITGLLYLVTLGLFGIGIIYDWCTLNDQIDDLHRDGTLI is encoded by the coding sequence ATGATCAAAGACAACAACACCCACAGCATAGTGATTGGTTACATTCTCTGGATATTGGGTTTTATGGGCGCACACCGTTTTTATTACGGTCGCCCAATTTCAGGGATTATCTGGTTTTTCACCTTGGGTCTGTTTTTTATTGGCTGGCTTGTTGACCTGTTTCTGATTCCCGGCATGGACAAAAGCGCCGACCGGCGATTTTTGAGCGGCCCCATCAATTACAACCTGGCTTGGGTACTGCTCACGTTCCTGGGTGTGTTTGGCGTGCACCGGTTTTATCAGCGCAAGTGGATCACAGGCCTGTTGTACCTGGTGACTTTGGGTTTATTTGGTATCGGAATCATTTACGACTGGTGCACGCTGAACGACCAAATTGATGACTTGCACAGGGACGGCACGCTAATCTGA
- a CDS encoding DUF2778 domain-containing protein — protein sequence MSSLQLSAIEFPAFSGMGSHINQRLSTCVRSQGPIPQGEYLVLDRQSGGRLGWLYDLFNNRDDWFALYAIDSNIDDATWCEQVKRGKFRLHPKGPSGLSEGCIVIDKLQDFVHLRTMLRSGKPLEIPEKDILAWARLVVR from the coding sequence ATGAGCAGTTTGCAGCTCAGTGCCATTGAGTTTCCAGCATTTTCCGGCATGGGTTCACATATCAACCAACGACTTTCGACGTGTGTCCGCTCTCAAGGCCCAATTCCGCAAGGTGAATATCTTGTGCTGGACCGGCAATCAGGCGGCAGGCTCGGCTGGCTATATGATTTGTTCAACAACCGCGACGATTGGTTTGCGTTGTATGCAATTGATAGCAACATTGACGATGCAACTTGGTGCGAGCAAGTAAAACGCGGCAAGTTCAGGTTGCATCCCAAAGGCCCAAGCGGCTTGAGCGAAGGGTGTATCGTGATCGACAAGCTGCAAGATTTTGTGCATTTGCGAACAATGCTGCGCTCTGGTAAACCTTTGGAAATTCCTGAGAAAGATATTCTTGCATGGGCAAGACTGGTGGTTCGGTGA
- a CDS encoding DUF977 family protein, translating to MFFLRSLAEQVRRLEKKVEREKLVLASLPELSLQIVEMVRERGRTTMSEIVQVTGANRNTIKHHLRNLVERGHLGQQGSGRGVWYEMR from the coding sequence GTGTTTTTTCTGAGATCTCTGGCCGAGCAGGTGCGGCGACTGGAGAAGAAGGTCGAGCGCGAGAAACTGGTGCTGGCCAGCCTGCCGGAATTGTCGCTGCAGATTGTGGAAATGGTTAGGGAGCGCGGACGCACCACGATGAGTGAGATTGTTCAAGTCACGGGTGCCAACCGCAATACAATCAAGCACCATCTTCGCAACCTGGTAGAACGCGGCCACCTTGGTCAGCAAGGCAGCGGGCGAGGTGTGTGGTACGAGATGCGCTGA
- a CDS encoding Fic family protein: MLRIDTLQITPEILALIARIDEFKGAWRALGTLAPERLSALRRVATIESIGSSTRIEGSKLTDREVEQLLVNLEIRRFDTRDEQEVAGYAQVMDVVFGAWQDIPFTENTIKQLHQILLQHSDKDVWHRGKYKTNTNSVAAFNEHGEQIGIVFQTASPFDTPRLMTELVSWVNAQRESKLLHPLLITAIFVVVFLEIHPFQDGNGRISRALTTLMLLQAGYTYVPYSSMESVIELNKEAYYLALRQTQGTIRTEAPN; encoded by the coding sequence ATGCTGCGAATTGATACCCTACAAATCACGCCTGAAATTTTGGCGCTGATCGCCAGAATCGACGAGTTCAAAGGCGCTTGGCGCGCCTTGGGCACCCTTGCGCCTGAGCGTTTGTCGGCTTTGCGTCGTGTGGCCACCATCGAGAGCATCGGCTCCTCGACACGGATCGAGGGCAGCAAGCTGACCGACCGCGAGGTTGAGCAACTGCTGGTCAACCTGGAGATCAGGCGTTTTGATACACGCGATGAGCAAGAGGTTGCCGGCTACGCACAGGTGATGGACGTCGTTTTCGGCGCTTGGCAAGACATCCCGTTCACCGAGAACACCATCAAGCAGCTGCACCAAATCCTGCTCCAGCACAGCGACAAGGACGTCTGGCATCGAGGCAAGTACAAGACCAACACCAACAGCGTGGCTGCCTTCAACGAGCATGGTGAGCAGATCGGCATTGTGTTCCAGACGGCATCGCCGTTCGATACGCCTCGGTTGATGACCGAGTTGGTCAGTTGGGTCAATGCGCAGCGCGAGTCCAAACTACTGCACCCGCTGCTCATCACGGCGATCTTCGTGGTGGTGTTTCTGGAGATTCACCCGTTTCAGGATGGAAATGGCCGAATAAGCCGAGCCTTGACGACATTGATGCTCTTGCAGGCTGGCTACACCTATGTGCCGTACAGCTCCATGGAGAGCGTGATTGAACTCAACAAGGAAGCGTACTATCTGGCGCTGCGCCAGACGCAGGGTACAATCCGTACCGAAGCTCCGAATTAG
- a CDS encoding DUF2130 domain-containing protein: MHEIKCPHCSKAFKIDEAGYADIAKQVRDTEFESQLHERLELAEREKQNAVDLAKTKLAGEFQRTAAVKDTEIQDLKAKLNEGEMARKIAVTEALSTVEKERDALQNQLAQAQQEKENLAKLAQANLLNELQKAAAAKDSEIQALKSRLDSMAVAQQLAITQAVGTVEKERDKLKNGLEKVVLEKQLSEQSLKDRYETQIKDRDEAIERLRDMKARLSTKMVGETLEQHCEIEFNRIRATAFPRAYFEKDNDARTGSKGDFIFRDIDDSGTEIVSIMFEMKNESDRTATKSKNEDFLKELDKDRTEKGCEYAVLVSMLEPDNELYNTGIVDMFHRYPKMYVVRPQFFIPMITLLRNASMNTVKYKAELALVKSQNIDITNFENDLDTFKTAFSKNYELASKKFQTAIDEIDKSIDHLQKTKDALLGTDRNLRLANDKAQDVTIKKLVRGNPTMAGKFEALKKADTEN, translated from the coding sequence GTGCACGAAATCAAATGCCCCCATTGTTCAAAGGCTTTCAAGATTGATGAAGCGGGCTATGCCGACATTGCCAAGCAAGTGCGTGACACGGAATTCGAAAGCCAGCTGCACGAGCGGCTTGAGCTGGCCGAGAGAGAAAAACAAAATGCCGTAGACCTTGCCAAAACCAAGCTGGCCGGTGAGTTTCAGCGAACCGCCGCGGTGAAAGACACGGAAATTCAAGACCTGAAGGCCAAGCTGAACGAAGGGGAAATGGCACGCAAGATTGCCGTGACCGAGGCATTAAGTACGGTGGAGAAAGAACGCGATGCCCTTCAAAACCAGCTTGCCCAAGCGCAGCAGGAAAAGGAAAACCTGGCGAAATTGGCCCAGGCTAACCTGTTGAATGAATTGCAAAAGGCGGCTGCCGCCAAGGATTCCGAAATTCAAGCGTTGAAATCCAGGCTTGATTCCATGGCTGTTGCACAGCAACTGGCCATTACCCAGGCGGTGGGCACTGTTGAAAAAGAGCGGGATAAACTGAAAAACGGTCTTGAGAAAGTGGTGCTGGAAAAACAGCTTTCAGAGCAGTCGCTGAAAGACCGTTACGAAACGCAGATCAAGGATCGCGACGAGGCCATTGAACGATTGCGCGACATGAAGGCCCGCCTGTCCACCAAGATGGTCGGCGAAACCCTGGAACAGCATTGCGAGATTGAATTCAACCGCATTCGCGCCACGGCGTTTCCAAGGGCTTACTTCGAGAAAGACAACGATGCCCGCACCGGCAGCAAGGGCGACTTCATTTTCCGCGACATAGATGATTCGGGTACAGAAATTGTGTCCATCATGTTCGAGATGAAAAACGAAAGTGACCGCACGGCGACGAAGAGCAAGAACGAGGATTTTCTGAAAGAGCTGGACAAGGACCGAACCGAGAAGGGTTGCGAATATGCGGTGCTGGTTTCCATGCTTGAGCCTGACAACGAGTTGTACAACACCGGCATTGTGGACATGTTCCACCGCTACCCGAAGATGTACGTGGTGCGCCCACAGTTTTTCATTCCCATGATTACGCTGCTGCGCAATGCGTCGATGAACACGGTGAAGTACAAGGCAGAACTTGCGCTGGTGAAATCGCAGAACATCGATATCACCAACTTTGAAAATGACTTGGATACATTCAAAACTGCGTTTTCAAAAAACTACGAGTTGGCATCCAAGAAATTTCAAACCGCGATTGATGAAATTGACAAGTCGATCGACCACCTGCAAAAAACCAAGGACGCCTTGCTGGGTACGGACAGAAACCTTCGCTTGGCCAACGACAAGGCGCAGGATGTCACCATCAAGAAACTGGTTCGCGGCAACCCCACAATGGCTGGCAAGTTTGAGGCGTTGAAAAAGGCAGATACGGAGAATTAA